The Nocardioides campestrisoli genome includes a window with the following:
- a CDS encoding malate dehydrogenase: MSTSAPLKVAVTGAAGQIGYSLLFRLASGSLLGPDRPIQLQLLEIEPALKALEGVVMELDDCAFPTLAGVEIGADPEKIFDGVNLALLVGARPRGPGMERGDLLSANGAIFTAQGKALNKVAADDVRIGVTGNPANTNALIAMTNAPDIPNERFSALTRLDHNRAISQLAAKTGASVTDIKKMTIWGNHSATQYPDLFNAEVNGQNAAATVDDQDWLENTFIPTVAKRGAAIIEARGSSSAASAASATIDAARDWLLGSAEGDWVSMAVASDGSYGVPEGIISSFPVTTRDGDWEIVQGLEVNDFSRGKIDASVAELEDERKAVTELGLI, translated from the coding sequence GTGTCCACCTCCGCCCCGCTCAAGGTGGCCGTGACCGGTGCCGCCGGTCAGATCGGCTACAGCCTGCTCTTCCGTCTCGCGAGCGGTTCGCTGCTCGGCCCCGACCGCCCCATCCAGCTCCAGCTGCTGGAGATCGAGCCCGCGCTCAAGGCGCTCGAGGGTGTCGTCATGGAGCTCGACGACTGCGCGTTCCCGACCCTGGCCGGGGTCGAGATCGGCGCCGACCCGGAGAAGATCTTCGACGGCGTCAACCTCGCCCTCCTCGTCGGCGCGCGTCCCCGCGGCCCGGGCATGGAGCGCGGCGACCTGCTCTCGGCCAACGGCGCGATCTTCACCGCCCAGGGCAAGGCCCTCAACAAGGTCGCCGCGGACGACGTACGCATCGGTGTCACCGGCAACCCGGCCAACACCAACGCGCTGATCGCGATGACCAACGCCCCCGACATCCCGAACGAGCGCTTCTCCGCGCTCACCCGCCTCGACCACAACCGGGCGATCTCGCAGCTGGCGGCCAAGACCGGCGCCTCGGTGACCGACATCAAGAAGATGACGATCTGGGGCAACCACTCGGCCACCCAGTACCCCGACCTCTTCAACGCCGAGGTCAACGGCCAGAACGCCGCGGCCACCGTGGACGACCAGGACTGGCTGGAGAACACCTTCATCCCGACCGTCGCCAAGCGCGGTGCGGCGATCATCGAGGCCCGGGGCTCCTCCTCGGCCGCCTCCGCCGCCTCCGCCACCATCGACGCCGCCCGTGACTGGCTGCTCGGCAGCGCCGAGGGCGACTGGGTCTCGATGGCGGTCGCCTCCGACGGCTCCTACGGAGTGCCCGAGGGCATCATCTCTTCCTTCCCCGTCACCACCCGGGACGGCGACTGGGAGATCGTCCAGGGCCTCGAGGTCAACGACTTCTCCCGCGGCAAGATCGACGCGTCGGTCGCCGAGCTGGAGGACGAGCGCAAGGCGGTCACGGAGCTCGGGCTGATCTGA
- a CDS encoding IS30 family transposase, with protein sequence MPKRHVSYEQREEFFELVCAGLSIKAACRGAGVSERAGTVWWQSSGLVSPVIQYGTVGGLPGTAPARTPGGRGADELPRPRRPLSGEDRAVIAAGLQASWSYGRIGRAIGRDKSVVSREVTRNRGPDGTYWGPVAHRAAHERRRRPKEFRLVENPGLCRRIEDWMDAGWSPRLIARVLGEESPHVIMGRVSHETIYQALYVQTRGSLRQDLHRQLSTKRARRKPQGGAKRSNSPYRDAFTISQRPPEVTDRAVPGHWEGDLVMGINGGVAVGTLVERSTRFTMLLHLPGRHDSESVAQAMIAEMSALPEHLRRSLTWDRGVEMARYDQIQLALNMPVYFCDPHSPWQRGTNENTNRLLRHWLTKGTDLSRFTAVDLQQIAASLNARPRPTLDMRTPAQALDQLLTKPAAA encoded by the coding sequence ATGCCGAAGCGGCATGTGTCTTACGAGCAACGCGAAGAGTTCTTCGAGCTGGTGTGCGCGGGGCTGTCGATCAAGGCGGCCTGCCGTGGTGCCGGTGTGTCGGAGCGGGCCGGCACGGTGTGGTGGCAATCCTCGGGGCTTGTGAGTCCAGTGATCCAGTACGGCACGGTGGGTGGTCTGCCCGGCACCGCGCCTGCCCGCACGCCGGGCGGGCGCGGCGCCGACGAGCTGCCACGCCCGCGACGGCCCTTGAGTGGTGAGGACCGGGCGGTGATCGCGGCAGGTCTGCAGGCGAGCTGGTCCTACGGCCGGATCGGGCGGGCGATCGGACGGGACAAGTCAGTGGTCAGTCGCGAGGTCACGCGCAACCGTGGCCCCGACGGCACCTACTGGGGGCCGGTGGCGCACCGTGCCGCGCACGAGCGTCGTCGTCGTCCCAAGGAGTTCCGGCTGGTCGAGAACCCCGGCCTGTGCCGGCGGATCGAGGACTGGATGGACGCCGGGTGGTCCCCGCGGCTGATCGCCCGGGTGCTGGGTGAGGAGTCGCCGCACGTGATCATGGGTCGGGTGTCGCACGAGACGATCTACCAGGCCTTGTACGTCCAGACGCGTGGGTCGTTGCGCCAAGACCTGCACCGGCAGCTGTCGACCAAGCGGGCCCGTCGCAAACCCCAGGGCGGGGCCAAGAGGTCCAACAGCCCGTACCGGGATGCGTTCACGATCAGCCAGCGCCCACCCGAGGTCACCGACCGGGCCGTACCCGGGCACTGGGAGGGCGATCTGGTGATGGGCATCAACGGCGGGGTCGCGGTCGGGACCCTGGTCGAGCGGTCGACCCGGTTCACGATGCTGCTGCACCTGCCCGGCCGGCACGACTCCGAGTCGGTCGCCCAGGCGATGATCGCTGAGATGTCCGCGCTGCCCGAGCACCTGCGTCGCTCGCTGACCTGGGACCGTGGCGTCGAGATGGCCCGCTACGACCAGATCCAGCTCGCGTTGAACATGCCGGTCTACTTCTGCGACCCGCACTCACCTTGGCAGCGCGGCACCAACGAGAACACCAACCGGCTGCTGCGGCACTGGCTGACCAAGGGCACCGACCTGTCCCGATTCACCGCCGTAGACCTGCAACAGATCGCAGCCAGCCTCAACGCCCGACCACGCCCTACCCTCGACATGCGAACCCCAGCCCAAGCGCTGGACCAACTGCTGACCAAACCGGCAGCAGCCTGA
- a CDS encoding DUF3017 domain-containing protein encodes MSSSDLTPPEDVPPVSAEALVDGEVREDAPEVPEERTYPSTIGGAFYLLFLVIAAVALVVVSVGPWRTGVRLFGGVLLVAAVVRVLLPSRDAGMLAVRNKGIDAGLMTAVGAALLALASSIPDQPV; translated from the coding sequence GTGAGCTCCAGCGACCTCACGCCTCCCGAGGACGTCCCGCCGGTCTCGGCGGAGGCGCTCGTCGACGGCGAGGTGCGCGAGGACGCGCCCGAGGTCCCGGAGGAGCGGACCTACCCCTCCACCATCGGCGGCGCGTTCTACCTGCTCTTCCTGGTGATCGCCGCGGTCGCCCTGGTCGTCGTCTCCGTCGGGCCGTGGCGCACCGGCGTCCGGCTCTTCGGCGGTGTGCTCCTGGTGGCCGCGGTCGTCCGGGTGCTGCTGCCCAGCCGTGACGCCGGGATGCTCGCGGTGCGCAACAAGGGAATCGACGCCGGCCTGATGACCGCCGTCGGGGCGGCGCTGCTGGCCCTGGCCAGCTCGATCCCCGACCAGCCGGTCTGA
- a CDS encoding bifunctional methylenetetrahydrofolate dehydrogenase/methenyltetrahydrofolate cyclohydrolase, translating into MTALRLDGTATAAAIKQELTVRVAALKERGIHPGLGTVLVGDDPGSRWYVNGKHKDCAEVGIESIRVDLPATASQEEIEEAVRGLNADPACTGYIVQLPLPKGRDENRVLGLIDPAKDADGLHPTNLGWLVLGHEAPLPCTPFGIVELLRRHAVPIAGAEVVVVGRGVTVGRPLGLLLTRRTENATVTLCHTGTVDLAAHVRSADIVVAAAGVPGIITADMVKTGAAVLDVGVSRVDGKLAGDVAPDVWETAGWVSPNPGGVGPMTRAMLLSNIVTLAEKQAAERDA; encoded by the coding sequence GTGACTGCACTCAGGCTCGACGGGACGGCGACCGCAGCGGCGATCAAGCAGGAGCTCACCGTGCGGGTGGCCGCGCTCAAGGAGCGCGGCATCCACCCCGGGCTGGGCACCGTGCTGGTCGGCGACGACCCGGGCTCGCGGTGGTACGTCAACGGCAAGCACAAGGACTGTGCCGAGGTCGGGATCGAGTCGATCCGGGTGGACCTCCCGGCGACCGCCTCCCAGGAGGAGATCGAGGAGGCGGTCCGGGGCCTGAACGCGGACCCGGCCTGCACCGGCTACATCGTGCAGCTGCCGCTGCCGAAGGGCCGCGACGAGAACCGGGTGCTCGGGCTGATCGACCCGGCCAAGGACGCCGACGGCCTGCACCCGACCAACCTCGGGTGGCTCGTGCTCGGGCACGAGGCCCCGCTGCCGTGCACGCCGTTCGGGATCGTCGAGCTGCTGCGGCGCCACGCGGTGCCGATCGCCGGCGCGGAGGTCGTCGTGGTCGGCCGAGGCGTGACCGTGGGCCGGCCGCTGGGGCTGCTGCTGACCCGGCGTACCGAGAACGCCACGGTGACGCTGTGCCACACCGGGACCGTCGACCTGGCCGCGCACGTGCGGTCCGCCGACATCGTGGTCGCCGCGGCCGGGGTGCCGGGGATCATCACCGCGGACATGGTCAAGACGGGTGCCGCGGTGCTCGACGTCGGGGTCTCCCGGGTCGACGGCAAGCTCGCCGGAGATGTCGCTCCCGACGTCTGGGAGACCGCGGGCTGGGTCTCGCCGAACCCCGGGGGAGTGGGTCCGATGACCCGCGCCATGCTGCTGTCCAACATCGTCACCCTGGCTGAGAAGCAGGCGGCGGAGCGCGACGCGTGA
- the purH gene encoding bifunctional phosphoribosylaminoimidazolecarboxamide formyltransferase/IMP cyclohydrolase has protein sequence MSDRIQLRRALVSVYDKTGLDDLVRGLHEAGVALVSTGGSAALIEGLGLPVTRVEELTGFPECLDGRVKTLHPRVHAGILADRRLESHVAQLAELDVEPFDLVVCNLYPFTQTVASGATPDECVEQIDIGGPSMVRAAAKNHPSVAIVTSPQRYADVLAAASAGGFTLAERQQLAAEAFVHTATYDVAVASWMGNVLTDTGEGTGFPAWMGATWQKQAVLRYGENPHQAAALYTDGQVGEPGLAQAVQLHGKEMSYNNYVDADAARRAAYDFGKPAVAIIKHANPCGIAVGDDVADAHRKAHACDPVSAFGGVIATNVPVSVEMARQVAEVFTEVVVAPGYEEGAVEVLAAKKNIRLLECAPRGGSGTDLRPISGGLLVQQRDDVEAVVAEGGDDPAAWRLVAGEPATADVLADLEFAWRACRSVKSNAILLASDGASVGVGMGQVNRVDSCRLAVERAGERAAGSVAASDAFFPFADGPQILVDAGVRAIVAPGGSVRDPEVVEALAAAGVTTYFTGTRHFFH, from the coding sequence GTGTCCGACCGCATCCAGCTCCGCCGCGCACTCGTGTCCGTCTACGACAAGACCGGTCTCGACGACCTGGTCCGCGGCCTGCACGAGGCCGGGGTCGCCCTCGTCTCGACCGGCGGCTCCGCCGCACTGATCGAGGGCCTCGGCCTGCCGGTCACCCGGGTGGAGGAGCTCACCGGCTTCCCCGAGTGCCTCGACGGGCGGGTCAAGACCCTGCACCCGCGGGTGCACGCCGGGATCCTGGCCGACCGCCGGCTGGAGAGCCACGTGGCCCAGCTCGCCGAGCTGGACGTGGAGCCGTTCGACCTGGTGGTCTGCAACCTCTACCCGTTCACCCAGACCGTCGCCTCCGGCGCGACGCCGGACGAGTGCGTGGAGCAGATCGACATCGGCGGGCCCTCGATGGTCCGTGCGGCGGCCAAGAACCACCCCTCGGTGGCGATCGTGACCTCGCCGCAGCGGTACGCCGACGTCCTGGCCGCCGCCTCCGCCGGCGGGTTCACCCTGGCCGAGCGCCAGCAGCTGGCGGCCGAGGCCTTCGTGCACACCGCGACGTACGACGTGGCCGTCGCCTCGTGGATGGGCAACGTGCTCACCGACACCGGTGAGGGCACCGGCTTCCCGGCCTGGATGGGCGCCACCTGGCAGAAGCAGGCGGTGCTCCGCTACGGCGAGAACCCGCACCAGGCCGCCGCCCTCTACACCGACGGCCAGGTGGGCGAGCCCGGGCTGGCGCAGGCGGTCCAGCTGCACGGCAAGGAGATGTCCTACAACAACTACGTCGACGCCGACGCGGCCCGCCGGGCGGCGTACGACTTCGGGAAGCCGGCGGTCGCGATCATCAAGCACGCCAACCCGTGCGGCATCGCCGTGGGCGACGACGTCGCGGACGCGCACCGCAAGGCGCACGCCTGCGACCCGGTCTCGGCGTTCGGCGGGGTGATCGCCACCAACGTGCCGGTCTCGGTGGAGATGGCGCGACAGGTCGCCGAGGTCTTCACCGAAGTCGTCGTCGCCCCCGGCTACGAGGAGGGCGCGGTCGAGGTGCTGGCCGCGAAGAAGAACATCCGGCTGCTCGAGTGCGCCCCGCGCGGCGGCTCCGGCACCGACCTGCGGCCGATCTCCGGCGGGCTGCTGGTCCAGCAGCGCGACGACGTCGAGGCCGTGGTGGCCGAGGGCGGGGACGACCCCGCCGCCTGGCGGCTGGTGGCCGGCGAGCCCGCCACCGCCGACGTGCTCGCCGACCTGGAGTTCGCCTGGCGCGCCTGCCGCTCGGTGAAGTCCAACGCCATCCTGCTCGCCTCCGACGGGGCCTCCGTCGGCGTCGGGATGGGCCAGGTCAACCGGGTCGACTCCTGCCGTCTCGCCGTGGAGCGGGCCGGCGAGCGGGCGGCCGGCTCGGTCGCGGCCTCGGACGCGTTCTTCCCGTTCGCCGACGGTCCGCAGATCCTGGTCGACGCCGGCGTCCGGGCGATCGTCGCGCCCGGCGGCTCGGTCCGCGACCCCGAGGTGGTCGAGGCGCTGGCCGCTGCCGGCGTGACGACGTACTTCACCGGCACCCGGCACTTCTTCCACTGA
- the purN gene encoding phosphoribosylglycinamide formyltransferase, protein MASPSAPARLVVLVSGSGTNLQALLDACEDPSYGARVVAVGADRPDIEGLARAEGHGVPTFVKQLSHFESRAEWDRAVTAAVAGFEPDLVVLAGFMKLLSEEFLAAFPDRVVNTHPALSPAFPGVRGPADALAYGVKVTGCTLFVVDGGVDTGPIISQSAVPVADDDDVASLHERIKVAERAMLVDAVGRIAREGLQVEGRSVRFGGPAT, encoded by the coding sequence GTGGCCAGTCCCTCCGCGCCCGCGCGCCTCGTCGTCCTCGTCTCCGGGTCCGGCACCAACCTCCAGGCGCTGCTGGACGCGTGCGAGGACCCGTCGTACGGCGCCCGGGTGGTCGCCGTCGGCGCCGACCGGCCCGACATCGAGGGGCTCGCACGGGCCGAGGGCCACGGGGTGCCCACCTTCGTCAAGCAGCTCTCGCACTTCGAGTCGCGCGCCGAGTGGGACCGGGCGGTGACCGCGGCGGTCGCCGGCTTCGAGCCAGACCTGGTGGTGCTGGCCGGGTTCATGAAGCTGCTCAGCGAGGAGTTCCTCGCCGCCTTCCCCGACCGGGTCGTCAACACCCACCCGGCGCTCTCGCCGGCGTTCCCCGGCGTGCGCGGCCCGGCCGACGCCCTGGCGTACGGCGTGAAGGTCACCGGCTGCACCCTGTTCGTCGTGGACGGCGGGGTCGACACCGGCCCGATCATCAGCCAGTCGGCGGTGCCGGTGGCCGACGACGACGACGTGGCGAGCCTGCACGAGCGGATCAAGGTCGCCGAGCGGGCCATGCTCGTGGACGCGGTCGGGCGGATCGCCCGGGAGGGGCTGCAGGTCGAGGGACGCAGCGTGCGTTTCGGGGGCCCGGCCACGTAG
- a CDS encoding cell division protein PerM: MTSLLSSSAVRERTTPDQPEPGRRRRPVLLLAVVSGLLAATLTLVLAALLTLLGWYLSDAGAHGEPRDALAVAAGAWLVAHGSGVEVSGVPVTLVPLGLTLLACWSTWRSGRRLGESLWGHGPDVHRLADGERDWTVPVAVTGFAAGYTAVASVVGRAVGDDFPSAGGPVLLWVLALSLLVAAPAVAIGSGRAAVWASALSPVVRHGAATARSAVLLQLGVAALLLVAALLLDLGAAANMVEQLGTSPGESVLLVLVTLALVPNAVLCAGAFLAGPGFAVGGATVVSPGVVVLGPLPMLPLLAALPEQGTPVAWPTLVLLVPAAVAAAAAVRVQRRRPTLRWDHGALRGCGGGIVAGLVLTLLTSLAGGAAGPGRMRFVGPFTSEVLFHLITAMGVGGLVGGLAITWWQRHTSVPADAEELEGH; the protein is encoded by the coding sequence ATGACCTCCCTGCTCTCCTCCTCCGCCGTCCGGGAACGAACCACCCCGGACCAGCCGGAGCCTGGGCGGCGGCGCCGTCCGGTGCTGCTGCTGGCCGTGGTCTCCGGTCTCCTGGCCGCAACGCTCACGCTGGTCCTGGCGGCCCTGCTCACCCTGCTCGGCTGGTACCTGAGCGACGCGGGCGCCCACGGGGAGCCGCGCGACGCCCTCGCCGTGGCCGCCGGGGCGTGGCTGGTGGCCCACGGCTCGGGTGTCGAGGTCTCCGGCGTACCGGTGACCCTGGTGCCGCTGGGGCTCACCCTGCTCGCCTGCTGGAGCACCTGGCGCTCGGGTCGCCGCCTCGGGGAGTCGCTGTGGGGCCACGGTCCCGACGTGCACCGGCTCGCGGACGGGGAGCGCGACTGGACGGTGCCGGTGGCGGTCACCGGGTTCGCGGCCGGCTACACCGCGGTCGCCTCGGTGGTCGGCCGCGCGGTCGGGGACGACTTCCCCTCCGCCGGCGGTCCGGTCCTGCTCTGGGTGCTGGCGCTCAGCCTCCTGGTCGCCGCGCCCGCGGTGGCCATCGGCTCCGGCCGGGCCGCGGTGTGGGCCTCCGCCCTGTCGCCGGTCGTGCGCCACGGCGCCGCGACCGCCCGCTCGGCCGTCCTGCTCCAGCTCGGCGTCGCCGCGCTGCTGCTCGTCGCCGCGCTCCTGCTCGACCTGGGCGCCGCGGCCAACATGGTGGAGCAGCTGGGCACCTCGCCCGGCGAGTCGGTGCTCCTGGTCCTGGTCACCCTGGCGCTGGTGCCCAACGCCGTCCTGTGTGCCGGCGCGTTCCTGGCCGGTCCCGGGTTCGCGGTCGGGGGAGCCACCGTCGTCTCGCCGGGCGTCGTGGTGCTGGGACCCCTGCCGATGCTCCCCCTGCTCGCGGCGCTGCCCGAGCAGGGCACCCCGGTGGCCTGGCCCACGCTCGTCCTGCTGGTGCCGGCCGCGGTGGCCGCGGCGGCCGCCGTCCGGGTGCAGCGCCGCCGCCCGACGCTGCGCTGGGACCACGGGGCGCTGCGCGGTTGCGGCGGCGGGATCGTCGCCGGGCTGGTGCTCACCCTCCTGACCTCGCTGGCCGGGGGCGCGGCCGGGCCCGGGCGGATGCGGTTCGTCGGGCCGTTCACCTCCGAGGTCCTCTTCCACCTGATCACCGCGATGGGCGTGGGCGGGCTGGTCGGCGGGCTGGCCATCACCTGGTGGCAGCGGCACACCTCGGTGCCGGCCGACGCCGAGGAGCTCGAGGGTCACTAG
- a CDS encoding SigE family RNA polymerase sigma factor encodes MTHANDFDDLYRDVRDRLLAEAYALTGDLHVSRTAVRDALAVAWHHWHKVQHLPDQEAWLRPLVWSRARHRHSARPWHKEKGVPTEVVSTLDALATLDLPQRKALVLTHLTPLSQPDAAREIGVPPSVAAQLVAEGTRRFAEARESSPEEVGDHLRGLAAAVAGGRWPRSTILRRAGTARRRTYTALGVAATVVAVVTSGMVVAQGDSVDATLGQQGFERRATQVEAEETAPTLSDEVLLSAPQVRRLGRGLEWTESTAHGNQEGDGLVLPCQQDRYAGPAPLAALVRDFSASDRPARGGGKNKKKNTNKKAQESASAVQSVELAASPEEAAEAFGTAQAWVAGCAMPRTQLLAVHDLPGVGDEARVFTLRRWAGPTRTVHVALARTGQLLVATAANVGGLRPAPGPAASVLAAAVNATCGTPGAGECASPPKPRVTAVPSTGVVPGLLSEVDLPPVAGAVGPWVGTSPEPADVNVAATRCDRTSFQGKGLQGGVTRTYLFPRGKRADEFGVTESAARSRNPKVGRAFVAQVRNRVAQCAQEGFGTEVERLVHRESKKVDLTVWRLELAISDQASVEFLMAIMRHGKTVAQVGFTPARGRTMARDDFTWLSRRALERLPRLTLE; translated from the coding sequence ATGACGCACGCGAACGACTTCGACGACCTCTACCGGGACGTCCGTGACCGCCTGCTCGCCGAGGCGTACGCCCTCACCGGGGACCTGCACGTCTCCCGCACTGCGGTCCGTGACGCCCTCGCGGTGGCGTGGCACCACTGGCACAAGGTGCAGCACCTGCCGGACCAGGAGGCGTGGCTGCGGCCGCTCGTCTGGAGCCGGGCCCGGCACCGGCACTCCGCCCGCCCGTGGCACAAGGAGAAGGGGGTGCCGACCGAGGTCGTCTCGACCCTCGACGCCCTGGCCACCCTCGACCTGCCGCAGCGCAAGGCACTGGTGCTCACGCACCTCACGCCGCTCTCCCAGCCCGACGCGGCCCGTGAGATCGGCGTCCCGCCGTCGGTGGCCGCCCAGCTCGTGGCCGAGGGCACCCGCCGCTTCGCCGAGGCCCGCGAGTCGTCCCCGGAAGAGGTGGGCGACCACCTGCGGGGCCTGGCCGCCGCGGTGGCCGGCGGCAGGTGGCCCAGGAGCACGATCCTGCGTCGTGCCGGGACCGCCCGCCGCCGCACCTACACCGCGCTCGGGGTCGCGGCCACGGTCGTCGCGGTGGTGACCAGCGGCATGGTCGTCGCCCAGGGCGACTCCGTGGACGCCACCCTGGGCCAGCAGGGGTTCGAGCGCCGGGCCACCCAGGTCGAGGCCGAGGAGACCGCGCCGACCCTCTCCGACGAGGTGCTGCTGAGCGCCCCCCAGGTACGCCGGCTCGGGCGCGGCCTGGAGTGGACCGAGTCAACCGCCCACGGCAACCAGGAGGGCGACGGCCTGGTCCTGCCCTGCCAGCAGGACCGGTACGCCGGTCCCGCGCCGCTGGCCGCGCTGGTCCGCGACTTCTCCGCGAGCGACCGCCCGGCGCGCGGGGGCGGCAAGAACAAGAAGAAGAACACGAACAAGAAGGCCCAGGAGTCCGCCAGCGCCGTCCAGTCCGTCGAGCTGGCCGCCAGCCCGGAGGAGGCCGCCGAGGCCTTCGGCACCGCCCAGGCGTGGGTGGCCGGCTGCGCCATGCCGAGGACCCAGCTGCTGGCCGTGCACGACCTGCCCGGCGTCGGGGACGAGGCACGGGTCTTCACGCTCCGCCGGTGGGCCGGTCCCACCCGCACGGTGCACGTCGCCCTGGCCCGCACGGGCCAGCTGCTGGTCGCGACCGCCGCCAACGTCGGTGGCCTACGGCCCGCTCCCGGGCCCGCAGCCAGCGTGCTGGCCGCCGCGGTCAACGCGACGTGCGGGACTCCCGGCGCGGGCGAGTGCGCCTCCCCGCCCAAGCCCCGGGTCACCGCGGTGCCGAGCACGGGAGTGGTCCCCGGCCTGCTCAGCGAGGTCGACCTGCCGCCGGTGGCCGGCGCGGTCGGACCCTGGGTGGGCACGAGCCCCGAGCCCGCGGACGTCAACGTCGCCGCCACCCGGTGCGACCGGACCAGCTTCCAGGGCAAGGGGCTGCAGGGCGGGGTCACCCGCACGTACCTCTTCCCCCGGGGCAAGCGCGCGGACGAGTTCGGCGTGACCGAGTCGGCGGCCCGGAGCAGGAACCCCAAGGTCGGGCGCGCCTTCGTCGCCCAGGTCCGCAACCGGGTGGCGCAGTGCGCCCAGGAGGGGTTCGGCACCGAGGTGGAGCGGCTCGTCCACCGGGAGAGCAAGAAGGTCGACCTGACCGTGTGGCGCCTCGAGCTGGCGATCTCCGACCAGGCCTCCGTCGAGTTCCTGATGGCGATCATGCGCCACGGCAAGACGGTGGCCCAGGTGGGCTTCACCCCGGCGCGCGGCCGCACGATGGCCCGCGACGACTTCACCTGGCTCTCCCGCCGCGCGCTGGAGCGACTGCCCCGGCTCACCCTCGAGTAG
- the sucD gene encoding succinate--CoA ligase subunit alpha, translating into MTIYLNKDSRIIVQGITGGMGSKHTDLMLQSGANIVGGVNARKAGTTVELNGQTLPVYGTVEEAMKETGADVSVAFVPPAFTKAACLEAIDAEIPLLVVITEGVPVQDTAEVFAYLKGKKTRMIGPNCPGIISPGESLAGITPHTIAGKGPVGLVSKSGTLTYQMMYELRDYGFTTAIGIGGDPIIGTTHIDALEAFENDPETKAIVMIGEIGGDAEERAAAYIKEHVTKPVVGYVAGFTAPEGKTMGHAGAIVSGSSGTAQAKKEALEAAGVKVGKTPSETAALMREILESL; encoded by the coding sequence ATGACGATCTACCTCAACAAGGACTCGCGCATCATCGTCCAGGGCATCACGGGCGGGATGGGCTCCAAGCACACCGACCTGATGCTCCAGTCCGGCGCCAACATCGTGGGCGGCGTCAACGCCCGCAAGGCCGGCACCACGGTCGAGCTCAACGGCCAGACCCTCCCGGTCTACGGCACCGTCGAGGAGGCGATGAAGGAGACCGGCGCCGACGTGTCCGTCGCCTTCGTCCCGCCGGCCTTCACCAAGGCTGCGTGCCTGGAGGCCATCGACGCCGAGATCCCGCTCCTGGTGGTCATCACCGAGGGCGTCCCGGTCCAGGACACCGCCGAGGTCTTCGCCTACCTCAAGGGCAAGAAGACCCGGATGATCGGCCCCAACTGCCCCGGCATCATCTCGCCCGGAGAGTCGCTGGCCGGCATCACCCCGCACACCATCGCGGGCAAGGGTCCGGTCGGCCTGGTCTCGAAGTCGGGCACGCTGACCTACCAGATGATGTACGAGCTGCGTGACTACGGCTTCACCACCGCCATCGGCATCGGTGGCGACCCGATCATCGGCACCACGCACATCGACGCCCTCGAGGCCTTCGAGAACGACCCGGAGACCAAGGCGATCGTGATGATCGGCGAGATCGGCGGCGACGCCGAGGAGCGGGCCGCGGCATACATCAAGGAGCACGTCACCAAGCCGGTCGTCGGCTACGTGGCCGGCTTCACCGCCCCGGAGGGCAAGACCATGGGCCACGCCGGCGCCATCGTCTCCGGCTCCTCGGGCACCGCGCAGGCGAAGAAGGAGGCCCTCGAGGCCGCCGGGGTCAAGGTCGGCAAGACGCCGTCCGAGACCGCCGCGCTGATGCGGGAGATCCTCGAGAGCCTCTGA